In Thalassotalea fonticola, a single genomic region encodes these proteins:
- a CDS encoding ABC transporter substrate-binding protein, which translates to MKVKSWLPIQNTRQVIAAAFFTLMVSSCGKVGSDSILTEGIVYCSEGSPTSFNPQLVTSGTTIDATSKQIYNRLLDFDPSNFEKIPALARSWHVTKNNKLVTFYLRKDVQFHQTKYFTPTRNMNADDVIFSFNRILDKEQAFYQSVDGKFPFFQSVKFDDLVKDVEKIDDYTVRFRLTHPQSSFLANIAAPFSVILSKEYADSLIESKKDLTLIDNLPIGTGPFKYKDYRNGSLIRFQRHENYWRRKVNIENLLFNISTDNTSRLTKLLTHECDVISYPIATQEIASRPDLSLEQVTSFNVAFLAFNTKVPPFDNPLVRKAVAHAIDKDAIVSAVYYDQAEVAQSLLPKASWAYSDQVEEVTYSKELAVKLLSDAGLSDGFSIDVWAVPVHRAYNPDARKMAKLIKSNLAEVGIEVNIITFEWTTFLKKLAKGEHQSVLIGWQADHPDPDNFFSPLLSCAAVKTGGNRAMWCNEEFDKLLQKSLLTNNSNTRKKLYLQAQQLLQEQLPVFPIAHGKRAQAKVKEIEGNILTPFGGISFEDVNKKGAD; encoded by the coding sequence ATGAAAGTTAAGTCTTGGTTGCCAATACAAAATACTCGACAAGTAATTGCCGCGGCATTTTTTACTTTAATGGTGAGCAGCTGTGGAAAAGTCGGTTCCGATTCAATTTTAACTGAAGGTATTGTCTATTGCTCAGAAGGCTCTCCGACTTCATTTAATCCACAATTGGTTACCTCTGGTACCACTATTGATGCAACTTCAAAGCAAATCTATAATCGCTTGCTCGATTTTGACCCTAGCAATTTTGAAAAAATTCCGGCGCTGGCAAGATCATGGCATGTAACGAAAAATAATAAACTAGTCACCTTTTATTTGCGTAAAGATGTGCAATTTCATCAAACAAAGTATTTCACTCCCACCAGAAATATGAATGCCGACGATGTCATTTTTAGTTTCAATAGAATATTAGATAAAGAACAAGCTTTTTATCAGTCAGTCGATGGTAAATTTCCTTTTTTTCAAAGTGTTAAATTTGATGATTTGGTAAAAGATGTAGAGAAAATTGATGATTACACTGTTCGTTTTAGATTAACTCATCCACAAAGCTCATTTTTAGCAAATATTGCTGCGCCATTTTCAGTTATTTTGTCAAAAGAATATGCTGATAGCTTAATTGAATCTAAAAAGGATTTAACATTAATAGATAACTTGCCTATTGGCACTGGACCATTTAAATATAAAGACTATAGAAACGGATCGTTAATTCGTTTTCAGCGCCATGAAAACTATTGGCGCAGAAAAGTAAATATTGAAAATTTACTATTTAACATTAGTACTGACAATACTAGTCGTTTAACGAAGCTTCTAACCCATGAATGCGATGTAATATCTTACCCTATTGCAACTCAAGAAATCGCATCAAGGCCAGACCTATCTCTGGAGCAAGTAACCTCTTTTAATGTCGCGTTTCTTGCCTTTAATACTAAAGTGCCACCGTTTGATAACCCGCTAGTTCGTAAAGCTGTAGCTCATGCAATAGATAAAGATGCCATTGTTAGTGCCGTCTATTATGATCAAGCCGAAGTAGCGCAATCTCTGTTGCCAAAAGCCTCTTGGGCTTATTCAGATCAGGTTGAAGAAGTTACATATTCAAAAGAGTTAGCAGTTAAGTTGCTTAGTGATGCTGGTTTATCCGATGGCTTTAGTATAGATGTTTGGGCAGTTCCTGTGCATAGAGCATATAACCCTGATGCCCGTAAAATGGCAAAATTAATAAAATCTAACTTGGCTGAAGTTGGCATAGAAGTGAATATTATCACTTTTGAATGGACAACTTTTTTGAAGAAACTGGCTAAAGGCGAACATCAATCGGTGTTAATTGGCTGGCAAGCCGATCACCCTGATCCTGACAATTTTTTCTCTCCTTTACTGAGTTGTGCTGCGGTCAAGACTGGTGGTAACCGAGCAATGTGGTGTAATGAAGAATTTGATAAACTATTACAAAAATCGTTATTAACCAACAACTCAAATACACGTAAAAAACTTTATCTTCAGGCTCAACAATTGCTACAAGAGCAGTTACCAGTTTTCCCAATTGCACACGGAAAAAGAGCTCAAGCTAAAGTTAAAGAAATAGAAGGTAATATCCTTACTCCATTTGGCGGCATTAGTTTTGAAGATGTCAATAAAAAAGGAGCTGACTAG
- the pspF gene encoding phage shock protein operon transcriptional activator codes for MTRFKQQDNLIGQSNSFLEVLEHISQVAPLAKPVLLIGERGTGKELVAARLHYLSKRWDQSYIKLNCAALNENLLDSELFGHEGGAFTGASKRHEGRFERANGGTLFLDELANTSGLIQEKLLRVVEYGEFERVGGSKTVKSDVRLIAATNEDLPMLAEKGEFRADLLDRLAFDVITLPPLRERVEDILILAEHFAINMARELEFELFSGFTEKVKKSMLAYRWPGNIRELKNVVERSVYRHNNPHLPVNQLIIDPFESPFRPNNRIKTADRQATTEEKNTDLASVVSSDTKLSDSSSSLSPLSYPVSLKDLSNDYEITLLKDALASCQFNQKKTAEALKLTYHQLRGYLKKYNLLESSDADES; via the coding sequence ATGACCCGTTTTAAACAACAAGACAATTTAATTGGCCAGTCTAATAGCTTTTTAGAAGTACTGGAACATATCTCACAGGTAGCCCCCCTTGCTAAACCAGTTTTATTAATTGGTGAGCGCGGCACAGGTAAAGAACTGGTCGCCGCACGCCTGCATTATCTTTCAAAAAGATGGGATCAAAGTTATATAAAACTCAACTGCGCAGCTTTAAATGAAAACCTTTTAGATAGCGAACTTTTCGGACATGAAGGCGGTGCTTTTACTGGTGCGAGTAAGCGCCATGAAGGTCGTTTTGAGCGAGCTAATGGCGGTACATTATTTCTTGATGAGCTAGCAAATACTTCTGGGCTAATTCAAGAGAAGCTGCTACGCGTAGTTGAATATGGTGAATTTGAACGTGTCGGTGGCTCTAAAACGGTAAAATCTGATGTTCGCTTAATTGCCGCGACTAACGAAGATTTGCCAATGCTTGCTGAGAAAGGTGAATTTAGAGCAGACTTACTTGATCGCTTAGCATTTGATGTAATTACCCTGCCCCCATTAAGAGAGCGTGTTGAAGATATTTTAATTCTTGCTGAGCATTTTGCTATTAATATGGCAAGGGAGCTAGAGTTTGAACTATTTAGTGGCTTCACTGAAAAAGTGAAAAAATCCATGTTAGCTTACCGTTGGCCAGGCAATATTAGGGAGTTAAAAAACGTTGTAGAACGCAGTGTTTATCGTCATAACAATCCTCACTTACCAGTGAATCAATTAATTATTGATCCTTTTGAGTCACCTTTTAGACCTAATAACCGTATTAAAACAGCCGATAGGCAAGCAACAACAGAAGAGAAGAATACAGATTTAGCATCTGTAGTAAGTTCCGACACTAAGCTTTCTGATTCAAGTAGCTCATTGAGCCCATTATCGTATCCTGTTTCTTTGAAAGATTTGTCTAATGATTATGAGATAACGCTGTTAAAAGATGCATTAGCCTCATGTCAATTTAACCAAAAGAAAACAGCAGAAGCGTTAAAATTAACCTACCATCAATTAAGAGGTTATTTAAAAAAATACAACCTATTAGAAAGTAGTGACGCTGATGAAAGTTAA
- the pspC gene encoding envelope stress response membrane protein PspC: MKTSRGELFRDPTKGKIAGVCAGLAQYFGWEAWLVRILVVSGVLLGMGWFVILYIAGWFILDKKPNRLSPKQAAKNVKDKIHEEEIFNESIKVKAKIWQSGELPKQAVRDISLKFKSLEHELRNMERYVTSPEFTVSREINKL, encoded by the coding sequence ATGAAAACATCAAGAGGTGAACTATTTCGAGACCCGACTAAAGGCAAAATTGCCGGAGTCTGTGCCGGATTAGCACAGTATTTTGGCTGGGAAGCCTGGCTTGTAAGAATACTGGTTGTGTCAGGTGTATTACTTGGTATGGGGTGGTTTGTAATTCTTTACATCGCAGGTTGGTTTATTTTAGATAAAAAACCAAACCGTCTTTCTCCGAAGCAAGCGGCAAAAAACGTTAAAGACAAAATTCATGAAGAAGAAATTTTTAATGAATCAATTAAAGTAAAAGCAAAAATTTGGCAGTCTGGAGAGTTACCAAAACAAGCGGTGCGAGATATAAGCCTTAAGTTTAAATCTCTAGAACATGAATTGCGTAATATGGAGCGCTACGTAACTTCACCAGAATTTACAGTTTCAAGAGAAATCAACAAGTTATAA
- a CDS encoding 4a-hydroxytetrahydrobiopterin dehydratase has translation MTTTLAKQECEACQVGAPKVSEEELAQLIGQIPDWVPEVRDGVMMLERVFKFKNFKLALEFTNKVAELAEAEFHHPAITTEWGKVTVTWWTHAIKGLHQNDFICAAKTDQLLD, from the coding sequence ATGACAACTACATTAGCAAAACAAGAATGCGAAGCATGCCAAGTGGGTGCTCCAAAGGTTTCAGAAGAAGAATTAGCACAACTTATTGGTCAAATTCCTGATTGGGTACCTGAAGTCCGTGATGGTGTGATGATGTTAGAGCGTGTATTTAAATTTAAAAACTTTAAGTTAGCGTTAGAGTTTACCAATAAAGTTGCTGAATTAGCAGAAGCTGAATTTCATCACCCGGCAATTACCACTGAATGGGGAAAAGTCACGGTAACATGGTGGACGCACGCTATTAAAGGTCTTCACCAAAACGATTTTATTTGTGCGGCCAAGACTGACCAATTACTCGATTAA
- a CDS encoding ABC transporter permease subunit, with translation MAREHIYSEEEFPSPFKQLWYTFRNTPVAMIGFSCYLFLVFMAVFGSFLTPHDVLENNLDQLLVPPAWNDEGNISYLLGTDDLGRDMLSRLIHGTSLTFGLSFVVVIFAMTIGVVIGSISAITRGVKSSFLTHFLDVILSTPSLLLAIIIVAILGQGLENVLWAIALVSIPQFIHVTRNAIKEEQKKGYVLTPILDGATETRVLITSIYPNIIDKIIIQATLAQSAAILDIAALGFLGLGAPVPMPEWGSMLKNSLDLFYIAPWTSYLPGLAILFTVIVTNLVGEGLRHSLKIQKDN, from the coding sequence ATGGCACGTGAGCATATTTATTCTGAGGAAGAGTTTCCGTCACCATTTAAACAACTTTGGTATACCTTTCGTAATACCCCGGTTGCCATGATTGGTTTTAGTTGCTATTTATTTTTAGTCTTTATGGCTGTTTTTGGCAGTTTTCTTACTCCCCATGATGTGCTTGAAAATAATTTGGATCAATTATTGGTTCCCCCTGCTTGGAATGATGAAGGTAATATTAGTTATTTATTAGGGACTGATGATTTGGGCCGAGATATGCTGTCACGTCTTATTCATGGTACATCTTTAACGTTTGGCCTGAGTTTTGTGGTGGTTATTTTTGCAATGACTATAGGGGTTGTTATTGGCTCAATATCGGCAATTACTCGTGGTGTTAAATCAAGCTTTCTGACTCATTTTCTCGATGTGATATTGTCAACACCGTCACTTTTACTCGCCATAATTATTGTTGCAATTTTAGGGCAAGGCCTTGAAAACGTGCTCTGGGCTATCGCTTTGGTGTCTATTCCGCAATTTATTCATGTTACCCGTAATGCGATAAAAGAAGAACAAAAGAAAGGCTATGTGTTAACTCCTATTCTTGATGGTGCAACTGAAACAAGAGTACTGATCACCTCCATATATCCTAATATTATTGATAAGATTATTATTCAGGCAACTCTGGCTCAATCAGCGGCAATTTTAGATATTGCCGCTTTGGGTTTCTTAGGGTTAGGCGCACCAGTACCTATGCCTGAGTGGGGTTCTATGTTAAAAAACTCTTTAGATTTATTTTATATCGCGCCTTGGACATCTTACTTGCCTGGTTTAGCCATATTGTTTACCGTGATAGTAACTAACCTGGTTGGTGAAGGCCTTCGTCACTCTTTAAAAATACAAAAAGATAATTAA
- the pspA gene encoding phage shock protein PspA → MGIFSRFTDIINSNINSILDKAEDPEKMVRLIIQEMEDTLVEVRSSSARTLADKKELTRQITRLDTDSETWQQKAELALSKGRDDLARAALVEKNKCEDAAQSMNDELASFDDHIAKLQDEISQLQEKLADAKARQKAIVMRGKTASSRLKVKSKLDSGKVEDALSRFDRYERKIDDLEAQVDSYDLGKKSLADEIADLETDDSVDNELEALKAKMQKPKKAATKTSKAKK, encoded by the coding sequence ATGGGTATTTTTTCAAGATTTACAGATATCATCAATTCGAATATCAACAGCATATTAGACAAGGCTGAAGATCCCGAAAAAATGGTGCGTTTAATTATTCAAGAAATGGAAGACACACTCGTTGAAGTTCGCTCATCTTCAGCGCGTACATTAGCAGATAAAAAGGAATTAACTCGCCAGATAACGCGTTTAGATACTGATTCAGAAACTTGGCAACAAAAAGCAGAGTTAGCGTTAAGTAAGGGACGTGATGATTTAGCAAGAGCAGCATTAGTTGAAAAAAATAAATGTGAAGATGCAGCTCAATCCATGAATGATGAATTGGCCAGCTTTGATGATCACATTGCAAAACTACAAGATGAAATATCACAATTACAAGAAAAATTAGCAGATGCTAAAGCTCGTCAAAAAGCTATCGTTATGCGTGGCAAAACAGCGAGTTCTCGATTAAAGGTGAAAAGCAAACTTGATAGTGGCAAAGTAGAAGATGCACTTAGCCGTTTTGATCGTTACGAACGTAAAATCGACGACTTAGAAGCACAAGTTGACTCCTATGACTTAGGTAAAAAGTCTTTAGCAGATGAAATTGCCGATTTAGAAACAGATGATAGTGTCGATAATGAGCTTGAGGCCCTTAAAGCCAAAATGCAAAAACCAAAAAAAGCAGCTACAAAAACTAGCAAAGCTAAAAAATAA
- a CDS encoding oligopeptide/dipeptide ABC transporter ATP-binding protein: protein MNLLDIKNLSIELTSHGENILAVDRVSLALKDGEIRGLVGESGSGKSILAQAIIGVLDDKWHVEADRFHWQGIDLLRLPVEERKQIITKDVAMIFQEPMSCLDPTNSIGEQIEESLNSEQFSGFFWQKAQQRKAAAAKLLHKVGIKNHQVCAKSYPHQLTNALCQRVMIAIALAKRPKLLIADEPTASMEASNQAQIFRLLSSLNQLKNMSILLISHELEKISHWTDYLTVMYSGQFVEAGTTEQIFNTPFHPYTKALIASTPRARNNIEKKCRLHAMPGSIPGLQHLPIGCRLGPRCPNAQKKCVQAPQIESYHGHQVSCHFSHRKDY, encoded by the coding sequence ATGAATTTACTCGATATTAAAAATTTAAGTATTGAATTAACCAGCCACGGTGAGAATATTTTAGCCGTGGATAGAGTATCACTCGCATTAAAAGACGGCGAAATAAGAGGTTTGGTAGGTGAATCTGGCTCAGGTAAATCAATACTTGCGCAAGCAATTATTGGCGTTCTTGATGATAAATGGCATGTTGAGGCTGATAGATTTCATTGGCAAGGCATCGATCTATTGCGTTTACCTGTGGAAGAACGAAAGCAAATTATTACTAAAGATGTGGCAATGATATTTCAGGAGCCGATGAGCTGCCTAGATCCGACCAACAGTATTGGCGAGCAAATAGAAGAGTCGTTAAATAGCGAACAATTTTCAGGCTTTTTCTGGCAAAAAGCACAACAGAGAAAAGCTGCGGCAGCAAAGTTATTGCATAAAGTAGGCATTAAAAACCATCAAGTTTGTGCTAAAAGTTACCCTCACCAACTCACTAATGCTTTGTGTCAGCGGGTGATGATTGCTATAGCGTTGGCAAAAAGACCTAAATTGCTTATTGCTGATGAGCCAACCGCATCCATGGAAGCAAGTAATCAGGCACAAATATTTCGCTTATTATCCAGTCTTAATCAATTAAAAAACATGTCGATTCTATTAATCAGCCACGAGTTAGAAAAAATAAGTCACTGGACTGATTATTTAACCGTAATGTACTCTGGCCAGTTTGTTGAAGCAGGCACAACAGAGCAGATATTTAACACTCCTTTTCATCCCTACACCAAAGCACTGATTGCCAGTACCCCTAGAGCTAGAAATAATATAGAAAAAAAATGTCGTTTACACGCTATGCCAGGAAGTATTCCGGGGTTGCAACATTTACCTATTGGATGTCGTTTAGGACCGCGTTGTCCAAATGCGCAAAAAAAGTGTGTTCAGGCGCCACAGATCGAGTCATATCATGGTCATCAAGTCAGTTGTCATTTTTCTCATCGTAAGGATTATTGA
- a CDS encoding YcjX family GTP-binding protein: protein MAIINKKTIKNLQRRVKDSASELFNRSLDQHVNLAVTGLSQSGKTAFITSLVNQLINEGNGKPLTFFNVVHEGRFIAAKRVPQSNLHISRFDYDGAMQNLGEDEPIWPVPTKNISELRLAIRYYPDQSLLKYAKEMATLYVDITDYPGEWLLDLPMLNQTFEEWSEYMGELLKQEPRKELAADFLTKLNEVDPLGPVNEDLLAELAHDYTQILIKFRHEQGLSVIQPGRFILPGEHEGAPILQFVPYPFFNDIEKNDYQSAGQDTFIGMLRARYLEYRERIVREFYKKHFVKFDRQIVLADCLTPLTNGPYAFDDLQQAIALILESFAYGKANIITRLFSPKIDKLLFVASKADHVTGEQHSNLTSLLEQLVYKAKKALSFDAIKMKTLAIASIQTTKQGKSEYQGKSIAVLKGKRLDTQKLITVYPGAVPAKLPSKEYWLNQGFKYIAFKPMNKIDEHEALPNIRLDQVLQFLLGDKLK from the coding sequence ATGGCAATAATTAATAAAAAAACGATCAAAAATCTTCAACGACGAGTGAAAGATTCAGCGAGTGAGTTGTTTAATAGAAGCCTTGATCAGCATGTTAACCTAGCCGTTACGGGCTTGTCGCAAAGTGGTAAAACCGCATTTATTACTTCTTTGGTAAATCAACTAATCAATGAAGGGAATGGCAAACCGTTAACATTTTTTAATGTTGTCCATGAAGGACGATTTATTGCCGCTAAACGGGTGCCGCAATCCAATTTACACATTAGTCGTTTTGATTATGATGGTGCAATGCAAAACTTGGGGGAAGATGAACCCATTTGGCCAGTACCAACTAAAAACATTAGCGAGTTGCGTTTAGCTATCCGTTATTACCCTGATCAATCATTATTAAAATATGCCAAAGAGATGGCGACATTATATGTAGATATTACAGATTACCCTGGTGAGTGGTTACTCGATTTACCTATGTTAAATCAAACTTTTGAAGAATGGTCAGAATACATGGGCGAATTACTTAAGCAAGAGCCCAGAAAAGAACTTGCCGCCGACTTTCTGACAAAGCTGAATGAAGTTGATCCCCTTGGGCCTGTAAATGAAGATTTGCTAGCCGAACTTGCTCATGATTATACCCAAATTTTGATAAAGTTTAGACACGAACAAGGCCTCTCTGTTATTCAACCAGGCCGTTTTATTTTGCCCGGCGAGCATGAAGGTGCACCTATCTTACAATTTGTGCCTTATCCATTTTTTAATGATATAGAAAAAAATGATTATCAATCAGCAGGGCAGGACACCTTCATTGGTATGCTCAGAGCCCGTTACTTAGAATATAGAGAACGAATAGTCAGAGAGTTTTATAAAAAACATTTTGTTAAATTTGATCGACAAATTGTTTTAGCAGACTGTTTAACCCCATTGACAAATGGTCCGTATGCTTTCGATGATTTACAACAAGCGATAGCGTTAATTTTAGAGAGTTTTGCTTACGGCAAAGCAAATATTATTACGCGTTTGTTTTCGCCAAAAATTGATAAATTATTATTTGTAGCGAGCAAAGCTGATCATGTTACCGGTGAGCAACATAGCAATTTAACATCGTTACTCGAGCAGTTAGTCTATAAAGCTAAAAAAGCATTAAGTTTTGATGCAATAAAAATGAAAACTCTTGCTATCGCTTCAATTCAAACGACCAAGCAAGGTAAAAGTGAGTATCAGGGAAAATCTATAGCTGTGCTAAAAGGTAAACGCTTAGATACACAAAAATTAATCACCGTTTACCCTGGCGCTGTGCCAGCAAAATTGCCGAGTAAAGAGTATTGGCTTAATCAAGGATTCAAATACATAGCCTTCAAACCGATGAATAAAATTGACGAGCATGAAGCATTGCCAAATATTAGGTTAGATCAAGTATTACAGTTTTTATTGGGAGATAAATTAAAATGA
- a CDS encoding ABC transporter permease, protein MLTFTLRRLNLLFFTLLMLSIMSFSLSYLFPGDELINLTGQVNADEQQLAELAQIYQMDQSIFHQYAAYVGQIFDGNFGISMSSQMPISVELVTFLPATIELCLAALFIALLFGVPLGFLAAVFHNKAIDKVILTFAMIGYSIPVFWLALILILIFSITLSWFPSSGQLNLLFEIEQVTGFKFIDIILSDSSYTWQALKDAFMHIIMPAFAVAMAPMTIFIRLARTSMLDVLESNYIKAAKAKGLSQTHIIYHHGIRNSLVGIVRQIGLNFSNLVTIAMIAEVIFDWQGAGSWLIQSIFERDYTAIQGGLIALATFTFFINILSDFLYATLNPLERHKKHGT, encoded by the coding sequence ATGTTAACCTTTACTTTAAGGCGACTAAACTTACTGTTTTTTACCTTGCTGATGCTTTCTATCATGTCATTTAGTTTAAGTTATTTATTTCCAGGCGACGAATTAATTAATTTAACCGGTCAAGTAAATGCCGATGAGCAGCAGCTCGCAGAACTTGCTCAGATATATCAAATGGATCAGAGCATATTCCACCAATATGCAGCGTACGTTGGCCAAATATTTGATGGTAATTTTGGTATTTCCATGTCTAGCCAAATGCCGATAAGTGTCGAGTTAGTAACCTTTTTACCGGCAACCATAGAACTCTGTTTAGCGGCTTTATTTATTGCTTTATTGTTTGGCGTACCCTTAGGATTTTTAGCGGCGGTATTTCATAATAAAGCCATTGATAAAGTTATTTTAACGTTTGCCATGATTGGCTATTCAATTCCTGTATTTTGGCTGGCCTTAATATTAATACTTATATTTTCGATAACCTTGTCTTGGTTCCCCTCTTCTGGCCAATTAAATTTATTATTTGAAATTGAGCAAGTCACTGGTTTTAAATTTATTGATATCATTCTCAGTGACAGCTCTTACACTTGGCAAGCATTAAAAGATGCTTTTATGCACATTATAATGCCTGCTTTTGCTGTGGCTATGGCGCCAATGACAATATTCATTCGTTTGGCACGCACCTCAATGCTTGATGTTTTAGAATCTAATTATATTAAAGCTGCAAAAGCAAAAGGCTTGTCGCAAACACATATTATTTACCATCACGGCATTCGTAACTCCCTAGTAGGTATAGTAAGACAAATAGGTTTAAATTTTTCCAATTTGGTCACCATTGCTATGATTGCCGAAGTGATATTTGATTGGCAAGGAGCTGGCAGCTGGCTAATTCAAAGTATATTTGAGCGTGATTATACCGCCATTCAAGGTGGCTTAATTGCATTGGCCACATTTACCTTCTTCATTAATATTTTGTCAGATTTTCTCTACGCTACGCTTAATCCATTAGAAAGGCATAAAAAACATGGCACGTGA
- a CDS encoding peptide ABC transporter ATP-binding protein, with product MTSLIEVKNLSKRYKIKSNWFKKKSVTVLHPISFKLEAKETLAVIGEIGSGKSTLAKLLVGAARPTTGEISLNGQHLQTGNFKQRCQHVRMIFQNAGDTLNPSLTIRQQLEEPLILNTRLNENERKAMIRATLQKVGLLADHMHFYPHMFSGGQKQRISLARAIILQPQLVILDEALASLDLSLRAQMINLLLELQQQMGLAYLLVSHDIDVVEHFSDKLMVLREGKVVEYGNTSDVLTNPKDKFTRKLILSQRKTKVR from the coding sequence GTGACAAGTTTAATTGAAGTAAAAAATTTAAGTAAGCGATACAAAATTAAGTCTAACTGGTTCAAAAAAAAATCAGTGACTGTTTTACATCCTATTTCTTTTAAATTAGAAGCAAAAGAAACTCTTGCTGTTATTGGTGAGATTGGATCGGGAAAGTCTACGCTTGCTAAACTGCTAGTAGGCGCAGCAAGACCAACTACTGGCGAAATAAGCTTGAACGGGCAGCATCTGCAAACGGGTAATTTTAAGCAACGCTGTCAACATGTGAGGATGATCTTCCAAAATGCTGGTGATACTCTAAACCCGAGTTTAACCATAAGGCAACAACTTGAAGAGCCTTTAATTTTAAATACCCGCTTGAATGAAAACGAACGTAAAGCAATGATAAGAGCCACATTGCAGAAAGTAGGTTTACTAGCCGATCATATGCACTTCTACCCTCATATGTTCTCTGGTGGTCAAAAGCAGCGTATTTCGCTTGCTAGAGCTATTATTTTGCAGCCACAACTGGTTATCTTGGATGAAGCATTAGCTTCTTTAGATTTGTCGTTACGGGCCCAAATGATCAACTTATTGCTTGAGTTGCAACAACAAATGGGACTTGCCTATTTATTAGTCTCGCATGATATTGATGTAGTCGAACATTTTAGTGATAAATTGATGGTACTTAGAGAAGGAAAAGTTGTTGAATATGGCAATACCAGCGATGTATTAACAAATCCAAAAGATAAATTTACCCGCAAGCTTATTTTGTCGCAAAGAAAAACAAAAGTCAGATAA
- a CDS encoding YcjF family protein — translation MSQENDKYEQQILFNEAPDLSNVQADIDSQPENQVILPEAAWQPIDENLTEDIIELKKSKPRWLWRLAGVSFLTLLVYELINFLILGFSNSPIITSIYSMFFAAIAGISGLALLKELRGLRQFKLQTKNQHKAAQLLANETFFDAKTFCQKISCKLPSDAVEEHQQMFEDNIGEELTEQEILTLYSKQVLSHVDEQALAQVAKFSTEAVVLVAVSPVAIIDMLVLMWRNLRMLDKIAGLYGVRLGYWSRLKLIKHVFTNMAYAGASEIIADVGLDLLGVETLGRLSTRAAQGLGAGMLTARLGIKTINLCRPIPFVDKPPGISQVRQQVIAQVKALLTSKVK, via the coding sequence ATGAGTCAGGAAAATGATAAATACGAACAGCAAATATTGTTCAATGAAGCACCTGATTTAAGCAATGTGCAGGCAGATATAGATAGCCAACCTGAGAACCAGGTAATTTTACCTGAAGCTGCATGGCAACCCATTGATGAAAACCTTACTGAAGATATTATTGAGCTTAAAAAGTCTAAACCACGATGGTTGTGGCGTTTAGCTGGAGTATCGTTTTTAACTTTACTTGTTTATGAATTAATTAATTTTTTAATCTTGGGTTTTAGTAATTCGCCAATAATAACAAGCATTTATTCAATGTTTTTTGCTGCAATAGCGGGTATTTCTGGTTTAGCCTTATTGAAAGAATTAAGAGGGTTAAGGCAATTTAAATTGCAAACCAAAAATCAACATAAAGCTGCGCAACTCTTAGCCAATGAAACATTTTTTGATGCTAAAACATTTTGTCAAAAAATTAGCTGTAAACTTCCAAGCGATGCTGTTGAAGAGCATCAACAAATGTTCGAAGATAATATAGGGGAAGAATTAACTGAACAGGAAATTTTAACCCTATATTCAAAGCAAGTGCTAAGCCATGTTGATGAACAAGCGTTAGCTCAGGTTGCAAAATTTTCTACTGAGGCTGTTGTTTTAGTTGCAGTAAGTCCTGTCGCTATTATAGATATGCTGGTGTTAATGTGGCGTAATTTGCGTATGCTCGATAAAATTGCTGGTCTTTATGGGGTAAGGCTTGGTTATTGGAGCCGGCTTAAGTTAATTAAGCATGTATTTACGAACATGGCCTATGCGGGCGCTAGTGAAATCATTGCGGATGTTGGCCTGGATCTGCTTGGTGTTGAAACTCTTGGTCGATTATCAACTCGTGCTGCGCAGGGCTTAGGGGCTGGGATGCTAACTGCTCGCTTAGGAATTAAAACGATTAACCTTTGTCGACCTATTCCATTTGTTGATAAACCACCTGGTATTAGCCAAGTTCGTCAACAAGTTATTGCTCAAGTAAAAGCGTTATTAACGTCAAAAGTTAAGTAA
- the pspB gene encoding envelope stress response membrane protein PspB gives MDPGLLMAPIIIFMVIVAPIWLILHYRSKRQISQGLSEDEYRQLSDLSEAADQMAERIQTLEAILDAETPDWRKKV, from the coding sequence ATGGATCCAGGTCTTTTAATGGCACCGATCATTATATTTATGGTTATTGTGGCACCAATTTGGTTAATTTTACATTACCGTTCAAAGCGTCAAATAAGCCAAGGTTTAAGCGAAGATGAATATAGACAATTATCAGATTTATCGGAAGCTGCAGATCAAATGGCAGAAAGAATCCAAACCCTCGAAGCCATTTTAGATGCTGAAACTCCAGACTGGAGAAAGAAAGTATGA